In the genome of Caldalkalibacillus salinus, one region contains:
- a CDS encoding class II aldolase/adducin family protein: MRNFSIVGDTKTDFTAFFRQGLEKTFTTHGYEYYETPVDDIRVVFNFIDRDRVRPFRRQAQATFVVSVLEEHLRGPIDRIDVLKLAYPYLVRSLSNHFILIVHDAENERSTVSFITPEQGCYQVTYHEDEEEQFFQKVYERLEPLATSRLVIDNIFNTDIPEALSHGDEVTAQLSRSGRRLDEMNLLPAPFPLEEYVTPRDLRHIKKLYGLGGLSYGNLSARKDEARFWMSASGVNKADMKVVGQDMLLINGYDHDNNAMKISVPQDVQPKRASVDAIEHWMIYTEHPDVGAIVHIHAWMDGVQATQINYPCGTLELAETVAELVRQSDDPSRAVIGLKNHGLTITGRSLDDIFDRIEGRILPQVPMS; encoded by the coding sequence TTGAGGAACTTTAGCATTGTAGGGGATACCAAAACAGATTTCACTGCATTTTTTCGTCAAGGATTGGAGAAAACATTTACCACTCATGGATATGAGTATTATGAAACCCCAGTAGACGATATACGGGTGGTGTTTAACTTTATCGACCGTGACCGTGTTCGTCCTTTTAGACGACAAGCCCAGGCGACTTTCGTCGTCTCCGTTTTAGAAGAACATCTAAGAGGACCTATTGACCGTATTGATGTCCTCAAGCTCGCTTATCCTTATCTCGTCCGTTCATTATCTAACCATTTTATTCTGATCGTGCACGACGCAGAAAATGAACGCTCAACAGTGTCATTTATTACACCTGAACAGGGCTGCTACCAAGTTACATATCATGAGGATGAAGAGGAACAGTTCTTCCAAAAAGTTTATGAACGTCTAGAACCGCTAGCCACCTCAAGACTCGTGATTGATAACATTTTCAATACCGATATCCCTGAGGCGCTTTCTCATGGAGATGAAGTCACGGCCCAACTCAGTCGTTCTGGTCGTCGATTAGATGAAATGAACCTGCTTCCAGCACCATTTCCTCTAGAGGAATATGTGACACCGCGTGACTTGCGACATATCAAAAAGCTATACGGACTAGGTGGATTGAGCTACGGCAACCTTAGTGCGAGAAAAGACGAGGCGCGGTTTTGGATGAGTGCAAGTGGTGTGAATAAAGCTGATATGAAAGTCGTCGGACAAGACATGCTCCTCATCAATGGGTATGATCATGACAACAACGCCATGAAGATTAGCGTTCCTCAAGATGTACAACCTAAACGTGCTTCCGTTGATGCCATTGAACACTGGATGATCTACACAGAGCACCCTGATGTCGGTGCCATTGTACACATCCACGCCTGGATGGACGGCGTTCAAGCGACGCAAATCAACTATCCATGCGGGACCCTTGAATTAGCTGAAACTGTGGCTGAACTTGTAAGGCAGTCAGACGACCCGTCTAGAGCTGTGATCGGTCTAAAAAATCACGGCCTGACCATTACTGGTAGAAGCCTAGACGATATATTTGACCGTATTGAAGGTCGCATTTTACCACAGGTACCGATGTCTTAG